In a genomic window of Trichoderma atroviride chromosome 4, complete sequence:
- a CDS encoding uncharacterized protein (EggNog:ENOG41), with protein sequence MPVVKRRACVTCTNAKCKCSPQSDNLCQRCARLGKQCVYLDLPERKRKRRSDEDGGSNGRVVALENRVEELVAQLEAMRNGATQHAPTSSSTDGLTPSTGDLTIPDDPEMLGPDSEGYHGREPPTTSVLEGLPDIVDRGFLSMSEAENLVSQFKSRFVWTFPFVVLDPAQTVADLRKGEPLLFLAVVAATIASAHPIRKLLADEIMQHVTSRVVASSERNLGLVRALLVLCAWYRYPAQKGNVQLVLLITMCATMVHDLGLHRLKAELTMDQQRALLGTYLVSSSLPRVMNRPSGMANSNKIEECCNNMAASTEYPSDRYIRPFIVTQSFINTIDVNYGELGEAAYEESLVRIMIGAKLREFESLRATLEEDLAKCPNPLTSIHTCNMHYIDIAVRSMALGDEHACYQNRHAAVPSSAFEAFKVSAYRSSLLWHLVRYSKALIQAYIEIPDAELPQITVFTLTQICASLVILPRSVSFLLKLITTKQGSVRTWPVRGETLDEARAVVDEADFLNLVVRLYEKLRVLIVGLTPQEKGLDVAGTLCCHMNVLASWYAPRVQAILGVDLVDKYPLTSITPHPDAVVDGVNAANTANSGSSAAASIPPVVDQSTERTGSTYMQQGYVGAYTGTEDGLNLFSDEMWASVLDSFTNFV encoded by the exons ATGCCAGTTGTCAAGAGGAGAGCCTGCGTCACGTGCACGAATGCAAAATGCAAGTGCTCGCCGCAGTCGGACAACTTGTGCCAGCGATGCGCCCGGCTGGGGAAGCAGTGCGTGTATCTAGATCTGccggagaggaagaggaagcgcagaagcgatgaagatgg TGGTAGTAATGGTCGAGTTGTTGCGCTGGAGAATCGAGTTGAAGAGCTCGTGGCACAACTCGAGGCCATGAGAAACGGCGCCACTCAACATGCTCCCACGTCCTCTTCTACGGATGGCTTGACGCCAAGCACGGGCGACTTGACGATTCCAGATGATCCGGAAATGCTGGGCCCCGACTCCGAAGGCTATCACGGCCGCGAGCCCCCGACGACATCCGTCCTGGAAGGCCTCCCCGACATTGTCGACCGCGGCTTTCTCAGCATGTCCGAAGCAGAGAATCTCGTCTCGCAGTTCAAGTCCCGCTTCGTGTGGACGTTCCCCTTTGTCGTGCTGGATCCCGCCCAGACCGTCGCGGACCTGCGCAAGGGCGAgccgctgctcttcctcgccgtcgtcgcggCCACCATTGCCAGCGCGCACCCGATCCGCAAACTGCTCGCCGACGAAATCATGCAGCACGTCACGTCGCGCGTCGTGGCGAGCTCGGAGCGCAACCTGGGCCTCGTgcgggcgctgctggtgctgtgcGCGTGGTATCGGTATCCCGCGCAAAAGGGCAACGTgcagctggtgctgctgatTACCATGTGCGCGACCATGGTGCATGACTTGGGGCTGCATCGGCTCAAGGCGGAGTTGACGATGGATCAGCAGAGGGCGCTGTTGGGGACGTATCTCGTTAGTTCAAG CTTGCCGAGGGTCATGAATCGTCCGTCTGGCATGGCGAATAGCAACAAGATTGAGGAATGCTGCAACAACATGGCTGCGTCGACCGAGTATCCCTCTGACAGATACATCCGGCCATTTATCGTGACGCAGTCTTTTATAAACACCATCGATGTCAACTACGGCGAGCTCGGAGAGGCAGCCTATGAAGAGTCTCTGGTTAGAATCATGATTGGGGCCAAGCTGCGCGAATTCGAGAGTCTGAGAGCCACTCTAGAGGAAGACTTGGCCAAATGTCCAAACCCACTCA CCAGCATACACACTTGCAACATGCACTACATCGACATCGCTGTCCGAAGCATGGCCCTCGGCGACGAGCATGCCTGCTACCAGAACCGCCACGCTGCCGTTCCGTCCTCGGCCTTTGAAGCATTCAAGGTGTCGGCTTACAGATCATCGCTCCTCTGGCACCTGGTCCGCTACAGCAAAGCCCTCATCCAGGCCTACATTGAAATACCCGATGCCGAACTGCCCCAAATCACCGTCTTCACCCTCACCCAGATCTGCGCCTCTCTCGTCATCTTGCCGAGATCCGTGTCCTTTCTCCTAaagctcatcaccaccaagcaGGGTAGTGTTCGTACCTGGCCGGTTCGGGGCGAAACGTTGGACGAGGCACGGGCTGTCGTCGACGAAGCGGATTTCCTCAATCTCGTCGTGAGGCTGTACGAGAAGCTGCGGGTGCTGATTGTTGGCCTCACGCCGCAAGAAAAGGGGTTGGACGTGGCTGGGACGCTGTGCTGTCATATGAATGTGCTGGCGAGCTGGTATGCGCCACGGGTGCAGGCTATTCTGGGCGTTGATCTGGTGGACAAGTATCCGCTGACGTCTATTACTCCTCATCCCGACGCTGTTGTCGACGGTGTCAATGCCGCCAACACCGCTAatagtggcagcagcgctgctgcttcgaTTCCACCAGTGGTTGATCAGAGCACGGAAAGGACTGGGTCGACATATATGCAGCAGGGGTATGTTGGGGCTTATACCGGCACTGAGGACGGCCTTAATTTATTTAGCGATGAGATGTGGGCTTCTGTGCTGGACAGCTTCACTAACTTTGTGTAA
- a CDS encoding uncharacterized protein (EggNog:ENOG41) has product MPSYAVTGASKGLGRELVRQLAAQSPSNTVLAIVRSNDASSPLSALAKAHPNIHIITGNVTDPQSILAAAQEASDILGGKLDVFIHNSNSVDMATFSHSPTQVPFDLEATKQFYEEPVRTAVWGAAWATNAFLPLIEKGDVKKIAHITSSMANNDVILGTGIDYGLAYSIAKAGMNVQIAKYAVELAPKGIKTVAICPGWVDTWEEGPKPPQVVEALNVMLTQFQKMEPELKGQIPVEQSVAEQLRVIEALDAAKSGSVIKSKEYKV; this is encoded by the exons ATGCCCTCCTACGCCGTCACCGGCGCCTCCAAAGGCCTCGGCCGCGAACTCGTCCGCCAACTCGCCGCCCAATCCCCCTCCAACACcgtcctcgccatcgtccGCTCAAACGACGCCTCCTCCCCGCTCTCCGCCCTCGCCAAAGCCCACCCCAACATCCACATCATCACCGGCAACGTCACCGATCCGCAGtccatcctcgccgccgcgcAGGAGGCCAGCGACATCCTCGGCGGCAAGCTCGACGTCTTCATCCACAACTCAAACTCGGTCGACATGGCCACTTTCAGCCACTCGCCCACGCAGGTGCCCTTTGATCTCGAGGCCACCAAGCAGTTCTACGAAGAGCCCGTCCGCACGGCTGTCTGGGGCGCGGCCTGGGCGACGAATGCCTTCTTGCCGCTGATTGAAAAGGGCGAcgtcaagaagattgccCACATCACGAGCAGCATGGCCAACAACGACGTCATCCTCGGCACGGGCATTGACTACGGCTTGGCTTATTCCATTGCAAAGGCGGGCATGAATGTCCAGATTGCAAAGTACGCCGTGGAACTTGCTCCCAAGGGCATCAAGACTGTGGCCATCTGCCCCGGCTGGGTGGATACCTGGGAGG AAGGTCCCAAGCCACCCCAAGTCGTCGAGGCGCTCAATGTCATGTTGACCCAATTCCAAAAGATGGAGCCCGAGCTCAAGGGGCAAATTCCGGTAGAGCAAAGTGTTGCAGAGCAGCTCAGAGTCATTGAGGCCCTCGACGCTGCTAAAAGCGGCAGTGTAATCAAGTCCAAAGAATACAAGGTTTGA
- a CDS encoding uncharacterized protein (EggNog:ENOG41~TransMembrane:12 (i64-84o104-124i131-150o156-178i190-211o223-245i293-316o328-350i357-377o383-406i418-435o455-474i)), with protein MSSHNDSEKGADIDVRGNTPSHSDVDVPEAGIDDAWKFLNEHRDADGVAAINIDSLRRKIDFHIVPLMFLCYTMQFLDKVILNYAAVMGLNTDLGLKGNDFSNVATFCFVGLLCFEIPNIYFLQTVPAAKWLGLNVTLWGIATACGAAAHNYQTLLVSRVFLGIFEATIGPSLMLISSQWYTKSEQAPRFSFWYLGLGLGQILGGAISYGFQNVSIGASLAGWRIMFVVLGCVTVVIGLSTFFFLPDTPMKASWLSSNEKVALLKHVSVNQTGIQSRKFRPKEIVEALLDPQIYLLLLSVVLLSVSSGVVTTYSATLIRNLGYTPKKAALMNMPSGVVSIFFTLLVGFGVRKQSHRWAWIIACIIPAIIGGALMSFLDTKTHHAGVLAGIYLVNAVVAPLTLFYAWTVANVSGATKRAFAAAIVSGSFSLGNIIGPQTFQARDAPDFRPAKLAVMGTQAGCAATTFVLFLYYVWSNKKRGDSSKDNEERFMSPEVWATMTDKENKMFRYSY; from the exons ATGTCTTCTCATAACGACAGTGAGAAGGGGGCTGATATCGACGTTCGCGGTAACACTCCCTCTCACAGCGATGTTGATGTCCCCGAGGCCGGCATTGACGACGCCTGGAAGTTTCTCAATGAGCATCGCGATGCTGATGGCGTTGCCGCTATCAACATCGATTCTCTTCGCCGCAAGATCGATTTCCACATTGTCCCTCTGATGTTTCTATGTTACACCATGCAGTTTCTTGACAAGGTCATCTTGAAT TATGCCGCTGTGATGGGACTGAATACAGATCTGGGTCTCAAGGGCAATGACTTTTCCAACGTGGCCACGTTCTGCTTCGTCGGTTTACTCTGCTTTGAAATTCCCAATA TATATTTCCTTCAGACTGTCCCGGCTGCCAAGTGGCTCGGACTCAATGTCACACTCTGGGGCATTGCTACCGCCTGCGGTGCGGCTGCTCACAACTACCAAACGCTACTCGTGTCTCGTGTCTTCCTAGGCATCTTCGAAGCCACCATTGGACCATCTCTGATGCTCATCAGCAGCCAGTGGTATACAAAGTCTGAACAGGCTCCTCGCTTCTCTTTCTGGTATctcggcctgggcctgggaCAGATTCTTGGTGGCGCCATCTCATATGGCTTCCAAAATGTCTCCATTGGTGCAtctttggctggctggcgcATCATGTTTGTTGTCTTGGGATGCGTCACTGTTGTCATCGGACTGTcaacctttttcttcttgcccgaTACTCCCATGAAGGCTTCTTGGCTGTCGAGCAACGAGAAGGTTGCTCTGCTGAAGCACGTCAGCGTCAACCAAACCGGCATCCAAAGCCGCAAATTCCGCCCCAAGGAAATTGTGGAGGCGCTTCTTGATCCTCAAATCTACCTCTTGCTCCTGTCTGTTGTCTTG CTCTCTGTTTCCAGCGGTGTTGTTACCACTTACTCCGCTACCCTCATCAGGAACCTGGGTTATACTCCTAAAAAGGCTGCCTTGATGAACATGCCCTCGGGTGTCgtcagcatcttctttaCATTGCTAGTTGGCTTCGGTGTTCGAAAGCAGTCTCACCGATGGGCATGGATCATTGCCTGCATCATTCCTGC TATTATTGGAGGCGCATTGATGTCTTTCCTCGACACGAAAACTCACCATGCCGGCGTTTTGGCAGGTATCTACCTGGTCAACGCAGTTGTCGCTCCCTTGACCCTCTTCTATGCC TGGACTGTTGCCAACGTCAGCGGTGCTACCAAGCGtgcctttgccgccgccattgtCAGCGGCTCATTCTCTCTGGGCAATATCATTGGACCCCAGACCTTCCAGGCTCGCGATGCGCCCGATTTCCGACCTGCCAAGCTGGCAGTCATGGGCACGCAGGCTGGATGTGCTGCGACTACCTTTGTCCTCTTCCTGTACTATGTATGGTCCAATAAGAAACGCGGTGATAGCAGCAAGGACAACGAGGAACGCTTCATGTCTCCTGAGGTCTGGGCCACCATGACAGATAAGGAGAACAAGATGTTCCGATACTCGTATTAA
- a CDS encoding uncharacterized protein (EggNog:ENOG41~TransMembrane:7 (o20-41i53-75o102-121i133-155o178-201i213-232o247-271i)): MGWVLHASEAVNDESQYPTIIIICVVLSVLSMLTVGARLYIRFAARGLASDDWMSALSVVFALMYSILCIVQTRYGLGLPIADRPPASLDAYTKVNFAGRPIYQIGISFFKIALLISYLRLLKGTDQRTYRYVVFATIALVFLGHLGCALSLVFACNPVQRSWNPHINGTCLAPGPSFTAYAVVTIVSDIIVAILPLPVLFRLNIRLAKKLGLIGIFLLGLFTTICSILRYTQINRISTGDGNSTMLILWGTIEFNVGNMVSSLPFLAPVFMRKAKEYRTKNSYNNGSSHQNSRGAKGEHFKLSDVSHSREDHHDKSALTAVKSSSEENILQGAGIMKSITYSVQVDEERGQPRRRNDSFEDSV; encoded by the exons ATGGGTTGGGTATTGCACGCCTCCGAGGCGGTAAACGACGAGTCCCAGTATCCgacaatcatcatcatttgCGTCGTCCTTTCGGTTCTTTCCATGTTGACAGTCGGCGCCCGTCTTTATATTCGCTTCGCCGCGCGTGGCCTTGCCAGTGATGATTGGATGTCCGCCTTATCCGTCGTGTTTGCTCTCATGTACTCCATCCTCTGCATTGTTC AAACAAGATACGGCCTGGGACTACCCATTGCAGATAGACCCCCCGCCAGTCTCGACGCTTACACCAAGGTCAACTTTGCGGGACGTCCCATTTATCAAATTGGAATCAGCTTTTTCAAGATTGCACTTCTCATCAGTTATCTGCGACTCCTCAAGGGAACGGACCAAAGGACCTATCGCTATGTTGTCTTTGCCACCATTGCACTGGTCTTCTTGGGTCACTTGGGCTGCGCCCTCTCCCTCGTGTTTGCCTGTAATCCGGTTCAAAGGTCATGGAACCCCCATATAAATGGAACCTGCTTGGCGCCTGGACCTTCTTTTACAGCTTATGCTGTCGTCACTATTGTTTCCGACATCATCGTTGCCATTCTTCCCTTGCCAGTCTTGTTTAGGCTCAATATTCGActggccaagaagcttgGTCTTATCGGCATTTTTTTGCTTGGCCTGTTCACGACAATCTGCTCCATCTTGAGATATACCCAGATCAACCGAATCTCAACTGGTGACGGCAATTCCACAATGCTGATTCTATGGGGTACCATTGAATTCAACGTCGGC AACATGGTTTCATCCCTGCCATTCTTGGCTCCGGTCTTCATGAGAAAAGCCAAGGAGTACCGAACGAAGAATTCATACAATAACGGATCATCTCATCAGAACAGTCGAGGTGCAAAGGGCGAGCATTTCAAACTCAGCGACGTGAGTCACAGCCGTGAAGACCACCATGACAAGAGCGCCTTGACCGCAGTCAAGTCTTCGAGCGAAGAGAATATACTTCAAGGAGCTGGCATCATGAAGTCAATCACATACAGCGTACAAGTCGACGAGGAGCGCGGCCAACCCAGGCGGCGAAACGACAGCTTTGAAGATAGCGTGTAA
- a CDS encoding uncharacterized protein (EggNog:ENOG41), which translates to MAISADSPNPPPAASSSAGKPPVLIIGAGVSGLLLAQHLKREGVPFRVFERDGDLATRGAGWGLTLHWSLTALQSLLPAALAERICDESSVDRWADRRGELSRFPFFNLESGELKAQTPGAVKSARVRVTRERLRRLLAEGIDIEWGKSLHEFTTNNNGTVNAIFDDGASCTGTLLVACDGGQSRVRRVLFPDESELTMQLPVRTMGVKISLTAEQIEPIRKLDLFFLQGGSPQNNSFMYISVLDSPGNQIDSNPDVFLCQMHLSWPYHPSCGALIDVPATNEERYELVVSFAKTWAEPFRSFALNNVHPETPIKRLDVLDWAPPIGLRSKGQAVLMGDAFHLMSMYRGEGANHAIVDVLDFATHVVPMLAPCSLQHAHQGAAQAQDPAQALRQALDRYEDAVVSRSRPGVLASRRACLDAHAYSRLFGEGAAAGGISPLLSKREMALQFDDESMELMGQ; encoded by the exons ATGGCCATCAGCGCCGACAGCCCCAACCCCCCTCcggccgccagcagcagcgctggcaaGCCACCagtcctcatcatcggcgcagGCGTCAGCGGCCTGCTGCTCGCCCAGCATCTCAAACGTGAAGGCGTGCCCTTCCGCGTCTTCGAGCGCGATGGCGATCTGGCGACCCGCGGCGCCGGCTGGGGTCTGACGTTGCACTGGTCGCTGACGGCGCTGCAGAGCCTGTTGCCGGCAGCCCTGGCTGAGCGCATCTGCGACGAGTCCAGCGTCGACCGCTGGGCGGATCGGCGAGGCGAGCTGTCGAGATTTCCCTTTTTCAATCTGGAGAGTGGAGAGCTGAAGGCGCAGACGCCGGGAGCGGTGAAGAGTGCGCGCGTGAGAGTCACACGAGAGAGGCTGAGGAGGCTATTGGCGGAGGGGATTGATATCGAG TGGGGGAAATCTCTCCACGAATTcacaaccaacaacaacggcaccgtcaacgccatcttcGACGACGGCGCATCATGCACCGGCACGCTGTTGGTGGCGTGCGATGGGGGCCAGTCCCGTGTACGCCGCGTCTTGTTCCCGGACGAGTCCGAGCTCACGATGCAGCTGCCTGTGCGGACGATGGGCGTTAAGATCTCATTAACGGCGGAGCAGATCGAGCCAATCCGCAAACTggatctcttcttcctccaggGCGGATCACCTCAGAACAATTCGTTCATGTACATCAGCG TCCTTGATAGTCCCGGAAACCAGATCGACAGCAACCCGGATGTCTTCCTCTGCCAAATGCATCTGTCGTGGCCGTACCACCCGAGCTGTGGAGCCCTGATCGATGTGCCGGCGACCAACGAAGAGCGGTACGAGCTGGTGGTCTCCTTCGCAAAGACTTGGGCCGAGCCTTTCCGCTCTTTCGCCCTCAACAACGTACATCCAGAAACTCCCATTAAGCGGCTGGATGTGCTGGATTGGGCGCCGCCCATTGGACTGCGCTCAAAGGGCCAGGCAGTGCTGATGGGCGATGCATTTCATCTCATGTCCATGT ACCGCGGTGAGGGCGCAAATCACGCCATTGTCGACGTCCTTGACTTTGCGACACACGTCGTTCCAATGCTGGCGCCCTGCTCGCTACAACACGCCCATCAGGGCGCAGCACAGGCCCAAGATCCTGCGCAGGCTCTGCGCCAGGCGCTAGATCGCTATGAAgacgccgtcgtctcccGTTCGCGGCCAGGGGTTCTGGCCTCGCGCAGGGCGTGTTTAGACGCGCACGCTTATTCTAGGCTGTTTGGAGAGGGAGCTGCGGCTGGCGGCATCAGCCCACTGCTGAGCAAGCGCGAGATGGCGCTCCAATTCGACGATGAGTCAATGGAGCTGATGGGCCAGTAG